A genome region from Mastacembelus armatus chromosome 8, fMasArm1.2, whole genome shotgun sequence includes the following:
- the LOC113141491 gene encoding uncharacterized protein LOC113141491 isoform X3: MKSWRYVTSLFIFVFVIKLSKEHCEEYFNMEDWHPTNLIQNFTVVTANTSIDIIKCTLCHKLKKKENIQLSSILYNCFNHKCSDVLVCGKETSHTIWFYHMMCLMAQATKDIDIAPGCQYGQYEYIYNFHPKETNDKGPPSKYKSSNQNMRNCLIFSVILNIVLPLGVYLYMRKRHTTKCESSQAVEAMLLLQLQCQSVVTHSADAANNGCTVAHGLAT; the protein is encoded by the exons ATGAAATCATGGAGATATGTGACCAGCCTGTTCATTTTT GTGTTCGTGATTAAGCTGTCAAAGGAACACTGTGAGGAGTATTTTAACATGGAGGATTGG CACCCAACGAATCTGATACAGAACTTCACGGTTGTAACAGCAAATACTTCTATA GACATAATTAAATGTACTCTGTGCCATAAgcttaaaaagaaagaaaatatacagCTATCTTCAATACTGTACAACTGCTTCAACCAC AAATGTTCTGACGTGTTAGTGTGTGGAAAAGAGACTTCTCACACTATCTGGTTCTATCACATGATGTGCTTGATGGCCCAGGCTACAAAAGACATTGACATAGCACCAG GCTGTCAGTATGGTCAATATG AATATATATACAATTTTCATCCAAAAGAAACTAATG ACAAAGGACCGCCTTCAAAATATAAATCaa GCAATCAAAACATGAGGAATTGTCTTATCTTTTCTGTGATCCTCAACATTGTTCTTCCACTTGGTGTTTACCTCTACATGCGCA AGAGACACACCACTAAATGTGAGAGCAGTCAAGCAGTAGAGGCCATGCTTTTATTACAG CTCCAGTGCCAATCTGTCGTCACACATTCAGCTGATGCAGCTAACAACGGATGCACTGTTGCACATGGATTAGCAACATAA
- the LOC113141491 gene encoding uncharacterized protein LOC113141491 isoform X2, giving the protein MIGLNSPGQTARFILCFFFHSGIVDGHAGNMKSWRYVTSLFIFVFVIKLSKEHCEEYFNMEDWHPTNLIQNFTVVTANTSIDIIKCTLCHKLKKKENIQLSSILYNCFNHKCSDVLVCGKETSHTIWFYHMMCLMAQATKDIDIAPGCQYGQYEYIYNFHPKETNDKGPPSKYKSSNQNMRNCLIFSVILNIVLPLGVYLYMRKRHTTKCESSQAVEAMLLLQLQCQSVVTHSADAANNGCTVAHGLAT; this is encoded by the exons ATGATTGGACTTAACTCCCCTGGACAGACAGCCCGTTTTATTTTATG CTTTTTCTTCCACAGTGGGATTGTAGATGGTCATGCTGGCAACATGAAATCATGGAGATATGTGACCAGCCTGTTCATTTTT GTGTTCGTGATTAAGCTGTCAAAGGAACACTGTGAGGAGTATTTTAACATGGAGGATTGG CACCCAACGAATCTGATACAGAACTTCACGGTTGTAACAGCAAATACTTCTATA GACATAATTAAATGTACTCTGTGCCATAAgcttaaaaagaaagaaaatatacagCTATCTTCAATACTGTACAACTGCTTCAACCAC AAATGTTCTGACGTGTTAGTGTGTGGAAAAGAGACTTCTCACACTATCTGGTTCTATCACATGATGTGCTTGATGGCCCAGGCTACAAAAGACATTGACATAGCACCAG GCTGTCAGTATGGTCAATATG AATATATATACAATTTTCATCCAAAAGAAACTAATG ACAAAGGACCGCCTTCAAAATATAAATCaa GCAATCAAAACATGAGGAATTGTCTTATCTTTTCTGTGATCCTCAACATTGTTCTTCCACTTGGTGTTTACCTCTACATGCGCA AGAGACACACCACTAAATGTGAGAGCAGTCAAGCAGTAGAGGCCATGCTTTTATTACAG CTCCAGTGCCAATCTGTCGTCACACATTCAGCTGATGCAGCTAACAACGGATGCACTGTTGCACATGGATTAGCAACATAA
- the LOC113141491 gene encoding uncharacterized protein LOC113141491 isoform X1 — translation MPFRVCASCIKFTEKYLHSAEEEAAAEGQGLSAKVGLSNFFFHSGIVDGHAGNMKSWRYVTSLFIFVFVIKLSKEHCEEYFNMEDWHPTNLIQNFTVVTANTSIDIIKCTLCHKLKKKENIQLSSILYNCFNHKCSDVLVCGKETSHTIWFYHMMCLMAQATKDIDIAPGCQYGQYEYIYNFHPKETNDKGPPSKYKSSNQNMRNCLIFSVILNIVLPLGVYLYMRKRHTTKCESSQAVEAMLLLQLQCQSVVTHSADAANNGCTVAHGLAT, via the exons ATGCCATTTAGGGTTTGTGCTTCATGTATAAAGTTCACAGAGAAGTATTTGCACAGTGCtgaagaagaagctgctgctgaaggacAAGGGTTGTCTGCCAAAGTCGGACTTTCCAA CTTTTTCTTCCACAGTGGGATTGTAGATGGTCATGCTGGCAACATGAAATCATGGAGATATGTGACCAGCCTGTTCATTTTT GTGTTCGTGATTAAGCTGTCAAAGGAACACTGTGAGGAGTATTTTAACATGGAGGATTGG CACCCAACGAATCTGATACAGAACTTCACGGTTGTAACAGCAAATACTTCTATA GACATAATTAAATGTACTCTGTGCCATAAgcttaaaaagaaagaaaatatacagCTATCTTCAATACTGTACAACTGCTTCAACCAC AAATGTTCTGACGTGTTAGTGTGTGGAAAAGAGACTTCTCACACTATCTGGTTCTATCACATGATGTGCTTGATGGCCCAGGCTACAAAAGACATTGACATAGCACCAG GCTGTCAGTATGGTCAATATG AATATATATACAATTTTCATCCAAAAGAAACTAATG ACAAAGGACCGCCTTCAAAATATAAATCaa GCAATCAAAACATGAGGAATTGTCTTATCTTTTCTGTGATCCTCAACATTGTTCTTCCACTTGGTGTTTACCTCTACATGCGCA AGAGACACACCACTAAATGTGAGAGCAGTCAAGCAGTAGAGGCCATGCTTTTATTACAG CTCCAGTGCCAATCTGTCGTCACACATTCAGCTGATGCAGCTAACAACGGATGCACTGTTGCACATGGATTAGCAACATAA